A stretch of the Gemmatirosa kalamazoonensis genome encodes the following:
- a CDS encoding N-acyl-D-amino-acid deacylase family protein: protein MLRGLSAALALALGTLTLAAATAAAQQPYDVVIRHGRVLDGSGNPWLYADVAIKGDRVVAVGDLRNARAARTIDATGLYVAPGFIDVHSHAGPGLATAQLSGGVPLLAEGITTVMVNPDGGGPVDLVQQRAALEAQHPGVNVGQLVPHGSVRSAVLGMQDVKADSNAIARMRALVKAGMDAGAFGLSSGPFYAPGSFSNTEELVELSKVVAPYGGVYTSHIRDESDYTVGLSAAVDEVIRVAHEARVKGIVTHIKALGPHVWGMSSKLVARIDSVRAAGDEVFVDQYPYEASGTGLVPSLFPRWVEVGGRDSLRARLADMSLRPRLVKEMRENLDRRGGASRLQFQRYAPDHSIEGKTLQQVADERKLDPIDAAIALAAKGDAGITSFNMDEKDIATFMRQTWTMTCSDGDLVPMGQGVPHPRAYGTFPRKIRKYVVEEKVIPLETAIHSMTGLPAAVFHVADRGTLRAGAFADVVVFDLAKVRDKATYTEPHQLSEGMVYVLVNGKLAVDGGKVTDARGGRVLRR from the coding sequence ATGCTCCGAGGCCTCTCCGCCGCGCTCGCCCTCGCGTTAGGCACCCTCACGCTCGCCGCGGCGACGGCTGCCGCGCAGCAGCCGTACGACGTCGTCATCCGCCACGGCCGCGTCCTCGACGGCAGCGGCAACCCGTGGTTGTACGCCGACGTCGCCATCAAGGGCGACCGGGTCGTCGCCGTCGGGGACCTCCGGAACGCGCGCGCCGCGCGGACGATCGACGCCACCGGGCTCTACGTCGCGCCCGGCTTCATCGACGTGCACTCGCACGCGGGTCCCGGGCTCGCCACCGCGCAGCTCTCCGGCGGCGTGCCGCTGCTCGCCGAGGGGATCACCACCGTCATGGTGAATCCCGACGGCGGGGGGCCGGTGGATCTCGTGCAGCAGCGTGCCGCGCTCGAGGCGCAGCATCCGGGCGTCAACGTCGGCCAGCTCGTGCCGCACGGCTCCGTGCGCTCCGCCGTCCTCGGCATGCAGGACGTGAAGGCCGACTCCAACGCCATCGCGCGCATGCGTGCGCTAGTGAAGGCGGGGATGGACGCCGGTGCGTTCGGCCTCTCGAGCGGGCCGTTCTACGCGCCGGGCAGCTTCTCCAACACCGAAGAGCTGGTCGAGCTGTCGAAGGTCGTCGCGCCGTACGGCGGCGTGTACACGAGCCACATCCGCGACGAGTCCGACTACACCGTGGGCCTCTCGGCCGCGGTGGACGAGGTGATCCGCGTCGCGCACGAGGCGCGCGTGAAGGGGATCGTCACGCACATCAAGGCGTTGGGCCCGCACGTGTGGGGCATGTCGTCCAAGCTCGTGGCGCGCATCGACTCCGTGCGCGCGGCGGGCGACGAGGTGTTCGTCGACCAGTACCCGTACGAGGCGTCGGGCACGGGGCTCGTGCCGTCGCTCTTTCCGCGGTGGGTGGAGGTGGGCGGGCGCGACTCGCTGCGCGCTCGCCTCGCCGACATGTCGCTCCGGCCGCGGCTCGTGAAGGAGATGCGCGAGAATCTCGACCGGCGCGGCGGCGCGTCGCGGCTCCAGTTCCAGCGCTACGCGCCCGACCACTCGATCGAGGGGAAGACGCTGCAGCAGGTCGCCGACGAGCGGAAGCTGGATCCGATCGACGCGGCGATCGCGCTCGCCGCGAAGGGCGACGCCGGCATCACGTCGTTCAACATGGACGAAAAGGACATCGCCACGTTCATGCGCCAGACGTGGACGATGACGTGCTCCGACGGCGACCTGGTGCCGATGGGGCAGGGGGTGCCGCACCCGCGCGCGTACGGCACGTTCCCGCGGAAGATCCGGAAGTACGTCGTCGAGGAGAAGGTCATCCCGCTCGAGACGGCGATCCACTCCATGACCGGCCTCCCCGCCGCCGTCTTCCACGTCGCCGACCGCGGCACGCTCCGCGCCGGCGCGTTCGCCGACGTCGTCGTGTTCGACCTCGCGAAGGTGCGCGACAAGGCGACCTACACCGAGCCGCACCAGCTCTCCGAGGGAATGGTCTACGTCCTCGTGAACGGCAAGCTGGCCGTCGACGGCGGCAAGGTGACCGACGCGCGCGGCGGGCGCGTGTTGCGGCGCTGA
- a CDS encoding metallophosphoesterase, giving the protein MPRVAWATDLHLDHADAAARARFVDEASAAAPDALLLAGDVGTASTIGGHLETLERALACPIWLVLGNHDFYGSSIATVRAAMLARGGAARWLPAAGVVSLSPTTALLGHDGWGDARCGDYWGSSVLLNDFRFIEELAWLDRATLFPRLRALGDEAARYFARQLPAALERHERAIVVTHVPPFAEAAWHDGGMSDAEWLPYFACGAAGEALLEVMTARPDREALVLCGHTHGAGELQPLPNLRVLTGGAEYGAPRLQGVLDVA; this is encoded by the coding sequence GTGCCGCGCGTCGCGTGGGCCACCGATCTGCACCTCGACCACGCCGACGCCGCGGCGCGCGCGCGGTTCGTCGACGAGGCGAGTGCGGCGGCACCCGACGCGCTGCTCCTCGCCGGCGACGTCGGCACGGCGTCGACCATCGGCGGCCACCTCGAGACGCTCGAGCGCGCGCTCGCCTGTCCGATCTGGCTCGTGCTCGGCAACCACGACTTCTACGGGTCGAGCATCGCCACGGTGCGCGCCGCGATGCTCGCACGCGGCGGCGCGGCGCGCTGGCTCCCCGCCGCGGGCGTCGTCTCGCTCAGCCCCACGACCGCGCTGCTCGGGCACGACGGGTGGGGCGACGCGCGCTGCGGCGACTACTGGGGCTCCAGCGTGCTGCTGAACGACTTCCGCTTCATCGAGGAGCTCGCGTGGCTCGACCGTGCGACGCTCTTCCCGCGTCTCCGCGCACTCGGCGACGAGGCCGCGCGCTACTTCGCGCGCCAGCTTCCCGCGGCGCTCGAGCGGCACGAGCGCGCGATCGTCGTCACGCACGTCCCGCCGTTCGCCGAGGCGGCGTGGCACGACGGGGGCATGTCGGACGCCGAGTGGCTTCCGTACTTCGCGTGCGGCGCGGCCGGCGAGGCGCTGCTCGAGGTCATGACCGCGCGCCCCGACCGCGAGGCGCTCGTCCTCTGCGGCCACACGCACGGCGCGGGCGAGCTGCAGCCGCTCCCGAACCTCCGCGTGCTCACCGGCGGCGCCGAGTACGGCGCGCCGCGCCTGCAGGGTGTGCTCGACGTGGCGTGA
- a CDS encoding ammonium transporter: MQPGAPALAISAGDTAWVLASAALVMLMLPGLALFYGGLVRSKNSLNTLAMSMAPLGIVSVQWVIVGYALAFGTGSSLVGGLQWAGFAGVGAVPNGDYAATIPHAAFAMFQVMFAAITVALISGAVVERMKFPTYLLFVLAWTTLIYDPLAHWVWGTGGWLRTLGALDFAGGTVVHISAGTSALVCAIMLGRRRDVGRATLVPHNVPFTVIGAGLLWFGWFGFNAGSALAANGLAGSAFVATHTAAAAAMTAWMLLDLVRTKRTTAVGMATGAVIGLVAITPAAGFVTPLAAVAVGAIGAAASYGAMQLRSRFSARLDDALDVFACHGVAGIVGALLTGVFATKAVNPAGADGLLAGNPGQLGVQAIAVVATMLFCGGVTAAIVVALKATVGLRVPLADELTGLDWSEHGEEAYRGGGLDDLSGGADVISGSVVIAQRTASMPKTVEGLSAA; the protein is encoded by the coding sequence ATGCAGCCCGGTGCCCCAGCACTCGCCATCTCGGCGGGCGACACCGCGTGGGTGCTCGCCTCGGCCGCGCTCGTGATGCTCATGCTTCCCGGGCTCGCGCTGTTCTACGGTGGGCTCGTGCGCAGCAAGAACTCGCTGAACACGCTCGCGATGAGCATGGCGCCACTCGGCATCGTCTCGGTGCAGTGGGTGATCGTCGGCTACGCGCTCGCGTTCGGCACGGGCAGCTCGCTCGTCGGCGGGCTGCAGTGGGCGGGCTTCGCCGGCGTCGGCGCGGTGCCTAACGGCGACTACGCGGCGACGATCCCGCACGCGGCGTTCGCGATGTTCCAGGTCATGTTCGCCGCGATCACCGTCGCGCTCATCTCGGGCGCGGTCGTGGAGCGGATGAAGTTCCCGACGTACCTGCTGTTCGTGCTCGCGTGGACGACGCTGATCTACGACCCGCTCGCGCACTGGGTGTGGGGCACCGGCGGCTGGCTGCGCACGCTCGGCGCGCTCGACTTCGCCGGCGGCACGGTCGTGCACATCAGCGCGGGCACGTCGGCGCTCGTCTGCGCGATCATGCTCGGCCGGCGGCGCGACGTGGGACGCGCGACGCTCGTGCCGCACAACGTGCCGTTCACCGTCATCGGCGCGGGGCTGCTCTGGTTCGGCTGGTTCGGCTTCAACGCGGGCTCCGCGCTCGCCGCCAACGGGCTCGCCGGCAGCGCGTTCGTCGCCACGCACACCGCCGCCGCCGCGGCCATGACGGCGTGGATGCTGCTCGACCTCGTCCGCACGAAGCGCACGACGGCGGTCGGCATGGCGACGGGCGCCGTGATCGGCCTCGTCGCGATCACGCCGGCGGCCGGCTTCGTGACGCCGCTCGCCGCGGTCGCCGTCGGCGCGATCGGCGCGGCCGCGAGCTACGGCGCGATGCAGCTGCGGTCACGATTCTCCGCGCGGCTCGACGACGCACTCGACGTGTTCGCGTGCCACGGCGTGGCGGGGATCGTCGGCGCGCTCCTCACCGGCGTGTTCGCGACGAAGGCGGTGAACCCCGCCGGCGCCGATGGGTTGCTCGCCGGCAATCCGGGACAGCTCGGCGTGCAGGCCATCGCGGTCGTCGCGACGATGCTGTTCTGCGGCGGGGTCACGGCGGCGATCGTCGTCGCGCTGAAGGCCACGGTCGGTCTGCGCGTGCCGCTCGCCGACGAGCTCACGGGCCTCGACTGGAGCGAGCACGGCGAGGAAGCGTATCGCGGCGGCGGTCTGGACGACCTGTCGGGCGGCGCGGACGTGATCTCGGGAAGCGTCGTCATCGCGCAGCGCACGGCGTCCATGCCGAAGACGGTGGAGGGGCTCTCGGCGGCGTGA
- a CDS encoding P-II family nitrogen regulator gives MKLITAVVRPERLRAVKEALFRAGVTGMTLSRVSGHGGEKELVEHYRGSSLVLEFRDKVKIEMACSEPFVEPCIEAILSAARTGEVGDGKIFVQPLEQVIRIRTAERDVEALTPVTADEVQRRAQHDVEVEVG, from the coding sequence ATGAAGCTCATCACCGCCGTCGTGCGCCCCGAGCGCCTCCGCGCCGTCAAGGAAGCCCTCTTCCGCGCCGGCGTGACCGGCATGACGCTCTCCCGCGTCAGCGGCCATGGGGGCGAGAAGGAGCTCGTGGAGCACTATCGCGGCTCGTCGCTCGTGCTCGAGTTCCGCGACAAGGTGAAGATCGAGATGGCGTGCTCCGAGCCGTTCGTGGAGCCGTGCATCGAGGCCATCCTCTCCGCCGCGCGCACCGGCGAGGTCGGCGACGGCAAGATCTTCGTGCAGCCGCTGGAGCAGGTCATCCGCATCCGCACCGCCGAGCGCGACGTCGAGGCGCTCACGCCGGTGACTGCCGACGAGGTGCAGCGCCGCGCCCAGCACGACGTCGAAGTCGAGGTGGGCTGA
- a CDS encoding TonB-dependent receptor plug domain-containing protein, which yields MTHPAVDRGVRVALVALTTCAVSAACARRNSADLEAERARVASADSARSARAERSRSSATQAVDFTDEERKRFTRVEQMIQARFTGVTVTQQGSGYSIQIRGTSSFGSSNEPLVIIDGATRALADLRGIEPRDVQRIEIVKDAAASYYGVRGANGVIVITTRRAR from the coding sequence ATGACACATCCAGCGGTGGATCGCGGCGTACGCGTCGCCCTCGTCGCGCTCACGACGTGCGCGGTGTCCGCCGCGTGCGCGCGCCGCAACTCGGCCGACCTCGAGGCGGAGCGCGCACGCGTGGCGAGCGCGGACTCGGCGCGGAGCGCGCGGGCGGAGCGGAGCCGCAGCTCGGCGACGCAAGCGGTCGACTTCACGGACGAGGAGCGAAAGCGGTTCACCCGCGTCGAGCAGATGATCCAGGCGCGGTTCACCGGCGTCACGGTGACCCAGCAGGGGAGCGGTTATTCAATCCAGATCCGCGGCACCAGCTCGTTCGGGTCGAGCAACGAGCCGCTCGTCATCATCGACGGCGCGACCCGCGCCCTGGCCGACCTGCGCGGGATCGAGCCGCGCGACGTCCAGCGCATCGAGATCGTGAAGGACGCCGCGGCCTCGTACTACGGCGTGCGGGGCGCCAACGGCGTCATCGTGATTACGACCCGACGCGCGCGCTGA
- a CDS encoding SusC/RagA family TonB-linked outer membrane protein yields MSPTDRSTRWRTTMCALVLLVTPLAAQAQNAQSTGTISGTVTDSAGTPVAGARVTVEGTALAIGSGQTGRFTLAGVPTGTRVVSARVLGYRPQNQTVTVTAGATATVNFRLGRAPVELATIVSTGYATQTKATMTGAAEVVGGEEIQKRPVANISKGLQGFMPGVVVRDFGGRPGSDGAQIRIRGAGTLGDNGALILVDGVVGEINNLDPLDIESVSVLKDAASAAIYGARAGNGVVIIKTRRGRNTGSLKVTYDGYAATQAAQDMPQRVDIRTELNAVNQVYVNSGQAPKYTAGYIDSTANGLDPIKYPNTNWLNLIYKSAPMQDHTVRVTGGNDLAQLSLSANHFDQEGILTTENFYRRTTLRGNSDFNVTKKLTAAADLMLMDEHVVRPRGEGDAQFRALHDTPPTSLAFYPDGSYSWSKSAFNPVALLREQGNVNSRWRTASLNTRAVYDWKNGLKVSGYFTGDNKDNRDLDFRPAYRFVDEATPTVARMENVRNVSRDTRNNDYNIEVQATGEYERMFGSHQTHLLVGYDQRQSDHDDVFAERQGAYNNDLQLPGQGDASFQNTGSNARTSRLVGIFGRFNYNWNNRYLFEANLRRDGSSRFGPNKKYGTFPSFSAAWRLSEEPMLRGRLGFIDDLKLRGSWGRLGNDRIGDYLFQQTINLNSGNYTFNNALASGATPGRIANPDIGWETTEQTNGGVDMELLRNRLSITGDVYRKITTGILLQIPISSLVGATAPTQNAGAVSNVGWETGINWRDHISALNYQIGVNLSDNKNRITELPGGDQIGSGTIRRVGEPIDAIFGIRAVGIFRDSAELKSWATQVPGKTGPGDLKYQDQNGDGKIDGNDRIVIGDPFPHYIWGANLSAQFKRLDVSLLFQGVGKQDAYMDGALIEGPTWENFFPEYLRDSWTPQNLDAKFPRFVFRSDHNHNAPGRNSWWVRDARYAALKNVNVGYTLPNGLVHRAGLGSARFYVAGTNVYTWSKMKGLLPAELNPSSSRGTYYYQTRNWSIGTSLSM; encoded by the coding sequence ATGTCCCCGACCGACCGCTCGACACGGTGGCGCACGACGATGTGCGCGCTCGTGCTCCTCGTCACGCCGCTCGCCGCCCAGGCGCAGAATGCGCAGAGTACCGGCACGATCAGCGGCACCGTGACCGACTCTGCGGGGACGCCCGTCGCGGGCGCCCGCGTCACCGTCGAGGGGACCGCGCTCGCGATCGGCTCCGGACAGACGGGCCGCTTCACGCTCGCCGGCGTTCCCACGGGCACCCGCGTCGTCAGCGCGCGCGTGCTCGGCTACCGTCCGCAGAACCAGACCGTCACCGTCACCGCCGGCGCCACGGCGACGGTGAACTTCCGCCTCGGCCGCGCGCCGGTGGAGCTCGCGACCATCGTCTCCACCGGCTACGCGACGCAGACGAAGGCGACGATGACCGGCGCCGCCGAAGTCGTCGGCGGCGAGGAGATCCAGAAGCGCCCGGTCGCGAACATCTCCAAGGGGCTGCAGGGCTTCATGCCCGGCGTCGTCGTGCGCGACTTCGGCGGGCGGCCCGGCAGCGACGGCGCGCAGATCCGGATCCGCGGCGCCGGCACGTTAGGCGACAACGGCGCGCTCATCCTCGTCGACGGCGTGGTGGGCGAGATCAACAACCTCGACCCGCTCGACATCGAGAGCGTGTCGGTGCTGAAGGACGCCGCGTCGGCCGCCATCTACGGCGCGCGCGCCGGCAACGGCGTCGTCATCATCAAGACGCGCCGCGGCCGCAACACGGGCAGCCTCAAGGTCACCTACGACGGCTACGCGGCGACGCAGGCGGCGCAGGACATGCCGCAGCGCGTCGACATCCGCACCGAGCTGAACGCGGTGAACCAGGTGTACGTCAACTCCGGCCAGGCGCCGAAGTACACCGCGGGCTACATCGACAGCACCGCGAACGGCCTCGACCCGATCAAGTACCCGAACACGAACTGGCTCAACCTGATCTACAAGAGCGCGCCGATGCAGGACCACACGGTGCGCGTCACGGGCGGCAACGACCTCGCGCAGCTCTCCCTCTCGGCGAACCATTTCGACCAGGAGGGGATCCTCACGACGGAGAACTTCTACCGCCGCACGACGCTGCGCGGCAACTCCGACTTCAACGTCACGAAGAAGCTCACCGCCGCCGCGGACCTCATGCTCATGGACGAGCACGTGGTGCGCCCGCGCGGCGAGGGCGACGCGCAGTTCCGCGCGCTGCACGACACGCCGCCGACGTCGCTCGCGTTCTACCCCGACGGCTCGTACAGCTGGTCGAAGAGCGCGTTCAATCCGGTCGCGCTGCTCCGCGAGCAGGGGAACGTGAACTCGCGCTGGCGCACCGCGTCGCTCAACACCCGCGCCGTCTACGACTGGAAGAACGGCCTCAAGGTGAGCGGCTACTTCACGGGCGACAACAAGGACAACCGCGACCTCGACTTCCGGCCCGCGTACCGCTTCGTCGACGAGGCCACGCCCACCGTGGCGCGCATGGAGAACGTGCGCAACGTCTCGCGCGACACGCGCAACAACGACTACAACATCGAGGTCCAGGCGACGGGCGAGTACGAGCGGATGTTCGGCTCGCACCAGACGCACCTGCTCGTCGGCTACGACCAGCGCCAGAGCGATCACGACGACGTGTTCGCCGAGCGCCAGGGCGCGTACAACAACGACCTGCAGCTGCCCGGGCAGGGCGACGCGTCGTTCCAGAACACCGGCAGCAACGCGCGGACGTCGCGCCTCGTCGGCATCTTCGGCCGCTTCAACTACAACTGGAACAACCGGTACCTGTTCGAGGCGAACCTCCGCCGCGACGGCTCGTCGCGCTTCGGCCCGAACAAGAAGTACGGCACGTTCCCGTCGTTCTCCGCCGCGTGGCGCCTCTCCGAGGAGCCGATGCTGCGCGGCCGCCTCGGCTTCATCGACGACCTCAAGCTGCGCGGCTCGTGGGGCCGGCTCGGCAACGACCGCATCGGCGACTACCTGTTCCAGCAGACCATCAACCTCAACTCGGGCAACTACACGTTCAACAACGCGCTCGCCTCCGGCGCGACGCCGGGACGCATCGCGAACCCCGACATCGGGTGGGAGACGACCGAGCAGACGAACGGCGGCGTCGACATGGAGCTGCTGCGCAACCGCCTCTCCATCACGGGCGACGTCTACCGCAAGATCACGACGGGCATCCTGCTGCAGATCCCGATCTCGTCGCTCGTCGGCGCGACGGCCCCGACGCAGAACGCCGGCGCGGTGAGCAACGTCGGCTGGGAGACGGGGATCAACTGGCGCGACCACATCAGCGCGCTGAACTACCAGATCGGCGTCAACCTGTCCGACAACAAGAACCGCATCACCGAGCTGCCGGGCGGTGACCAGATCGGGAGCGGCACGATCCGCCGGGTCGGCGAGCCGATCGACGCGATCTTCGGCATCCGCGCCGTGGGCATCTTCCGCGACTCGGCGGAGCTGAAGTCGTGGGCGACGCAGGTGCCGGGGAAGACGGGGCCCGGGGACCTCAAGTACCAGGACCAGAACGGCGACGGCAAGATCGACGGCAACGACCGCATCGTCATCGGCGATCCGTTCCCGCACTACATCTGGGGCGCGAACCTCTCGGCGCAGTTCAAGCGCCTCGACGTGAGCCTGCTGTTCCAGGGCGTCGGCAAGCAGGACGCGTACATGGACGGCGCGCTCATCGAGGGGCCGACGTGGGAGAACTTCTTCCCCGAGTATCTGCGCGACAGCTGGACCCCGCAGAACCTCGACGCGAAGTTCCCGCGCTTCGTGTTCCGCTCGGACCACAACCACAACGCGCCGGGCCGCAACTCGTGGTGGGTGCGCGACGCGCGCTACGCGGCGCTGAAGAACGTGAACGTGGGCTACACGCTGCCTAACGGTCTGGTGCACCGCGCCGGCCTCGGGAGCGCGCGCTTCTACGTCGCCGGCACGAACGTCTACACGTGGTCGAAGATGAAGGGGCTCCTCCCGGCGGAGCTCAACCCGAGCTCCTCGCGCGGCACGTACTACTACCAGACGCGCAACTGGAGCATCGGCACGAGCCTCAGCATGTGA
- a CDS encoding RagB/SusD family nutrient uptake outer membrane protein, which translates to MTSRLRLLLACAAALPIALAGCKPDKLLDVVSPTTVSDDIFWSQENDAVIFLNGTYSALPSWITVIELDGLTDDGTTNRQFDDRYVYSDGSFDPQKPYSRNHWNNFYNGVARANALIANIDRIPAGRIDPARKARYVAEAKFLRGVFYLQLVSMFGDVPMPLTPLTDAEARKMTNTPAAKIYDQVLADLDAAAAVLPTTYTGADVGRATKGAALAFKARAALYAGRYQIAADAAKAVMDLGIYRLNADYGQLFLYAGENSPEIIFAHKYSKTAQAAGQNNNIFGEFGPPSNSASAHMVPIRNLVDSYQMTDGKSIKDSPLYNPAPDKMYLNRDPRLAATILFPGASWDGRTFDSRPKPLSTQPEAIDLQNENTSVTGYYIRKWIDLTDKTDRGNGGIDVSLMRYADVLLMYAEAKLEAGQPDASALAALNQVRARVSMPPVAALTRDAVRYERRAELAFEGLRLFDIRRWKIAEQVMPTPVVTGIDYIDASGQLRTATVPASARAFPQRDYLWPIPQAELDLNQNLKQNPGF; encoded by the coding sequence ATGACTTCCAGACTCCGCCTCCTGCTGGCCTGCGCGGCCGCTCTGCCGATCGCGCTCGCCGGCTGCAAGCCCGACAAGCTGCTCGACGTCGTGTCGCCGACCACCGTGTCGGACGACATCTTCTGGTCGCAGGAGAACGACGCGGTCATCTTCCTGAACGGCACGTACAGCGCGCTCCCGTCGTGGATCACCGTCATCGAGCTCGACGGCCTCACCGACGACGGCACGACGAACCGCCAGTTCGACGACCGCTACGTGTACTCCGACGGATCGTTCGATCCGCAGAAGCCCTATTCGCGCAACCACTGGAACAACTTCTACAACGGCGTCGCCCGCGCGAACGCGCTGATCGCGAACATCGACCGCATCCCGGCGGGTCGCATCGACCCGGCGCGCAAGGCGCGGTACGTGGCCGAGGCGAAGTTCCTGCGCGGCGTGTTCTACCTGCAGCTCGTGAGCATGTTCGGCGATGTGCCGATGCCGCTCACGCCGCTCACCGACGCCGAGGCGCGGAAGATGACCAACACGCCGGCGGCGAAGATCTACGACCAGGTCCTCGCCGACCTCGACGCCGCCGCGGCCGTGCTGCCGACGACGTACACCGGCGCCGACGTCGGTCGCGCGACGAAGGGCGCGGCACTCGCGTTCAAGGCGCGCGCCGCGCTGTACGCCGGCCGCTACCAGATCGCCGCCGACGCCGCGAAGGCGGTCATGGATCTCGGCATCTACCGGCTGAACGCCGACTACGGGCAGCTCTTCCTGTACGCCGGCGAGAACAGCCCCGAGATCATCTTCGCGCACAAGTACTCGAAGACGGCGCAGGCGGCGGGGCAGAACAACAACATCTTCGGCGAGTTCGGCCCGCCGTCGAACTCCGCCAGCGCCCACATGGTGCCGATCCGCAACCTGGTCGACTCGTACCAGATGACGGACGGCAAGTCGATCAAGGACTCGCCGCTGTACAACCCGGCGCCGGACAAGATGTACCTCAACCGCGACCCGCGTCTCGCCGCGACGATCCTGTTCCCCGGCGCGTCGTGGGACGGCCGCACGTTCGACTCGCGGCCGAAGCCGCTCTCCACGCAGCCCGAGGCGATCGACCTGCAGAACGAGAACACGTCGGTGACCGGCTACTACATCCGCAAGTGGATCGACCTCACCGACAAGACCGACCGCGGCAACGGGGGCATCGACGTGAGCCTGATGCGCTATGCCGACGTGCTGCTGATGTACGCCGAAGCGAAGCTCGAGGCGGGGCAGCCCGACGCGTCGGCGCTCGCCGCGCTGAACCAGGTGCGCGCGCGCGTGAGCATGCCCCCGGTGGCCGCGCTCACCCGTGACGCGGTGCGCTACGAGCGCCGTGCCGAGCTCGCGTTCGAGGGGCTGCGCCTGTTCGACATCCGCCGCTGGAAGATCGCCGAGCAGGTGATGCCGACGCCCGTCGTGACGGGGATCGACTACATCGACGCGAGCGGCCAGCTCCGCACCGCCACCGTCCCCGCCTCCGCCCGCGCGTTCCCGCAGCGCGACTACCTGTGGCCGATCCCGCAGGCGGAGCTCGATCTCAATCAGAACCTGAAGCAGAACCCCGGCTTCTGA
- a CDS encoding TonB-dependent receptor plug domain-containing protein yields MATAGQLDSLRGEAAKRRVSSGLQAVDITDADRDRFTRVEQMIQAKFSGVEVSANGAGYHIHIRGAESFNSGTEPLLIVDGATMNSVSDLSSVNPKDVVRIEVLKDAAASLYGVRGGNGVIVVTTHRIR; encoded by the coding sequence GTGGCGACCGCCGGTCAGCTCGACTCCCTCCGCGGCGAGGCCGCGAAGCGGCGCGTGAGCTCGGGGCTGCAGGCGGTGGACATCACCGACGCGGACCGCGACCGCTTCACGCGCGTGGAGCAGATGATCCAGGCGAAGTTCTCCGGCGTCGAGGTGTCGGCGAACGGCGCCGGCTACCACATCCACATCCGCGGCGCGGAGTCGTTCAACTCGGGCACCGAGCCGCTGCTCATCGTGGACGGCGCGACGATGAACAGCGTGAGCGATCTCTCGAGCGTCAACCCGAAGGACGTCGTCCGCATCGAGGTCCTGAAGGACGCCGCGGCGAGCCTCTACGGCGTCCGCGGCGGCAACGGCGTGATCGTCGTCACGACGCACCGGATCCGCTGA